In Candidatus Acidiferrales bacterium, the genomic stretch ATGGAGACTGCTCGAAAAGAAAAGTCCCTCCAAAAAATTTGACGGGACTTAGAGAAAATTCCAAGCTTGAGAAGCCTGAATTTGCTCGGCGACAAGATCCGTTTCTTACAAAGTGGCAACCTCTTCGTATATGGGGGTTGTGCTTGAAGTTAGGCATTAGCCGAATACCCTGTGAAGGGTGTGGATACTCGGCGTATTGCCCGCATGAATAATATCAGATTTCTGCGTATCTTGAGCTCCAGACGTCTCGAGCGAAAGCCGGCTCGATACGTTCGAAACCGAAAAATGAAACCGCTGAGAACGCCGAGATAGTTTATTGGGAGGACGAGTTGGTATTTTTTTGCACTTTCGCGGTCAAAAATATTCTTGCTTCACGAATCTAGTTTTTAGGCGATAAAACCTACTATGTTCAAATGAAAACTTTTAACATTGCCATTTTCGGGTGCGGCACTGTGGGCAGCGCAGTCGCAGGAATTCTTCTCGATATGAAGAACGTGCTCTCTGACCGTTCTTCGCGAACCGTTGAGCTGAGGAAGATAGTCGACCTTTTTCCCGGGAAGAATTCTAAGAAGTATAACATTCCACCGGACCTCTTCTGCGGCGGCGGAAAAGATTTGACGAAGCAGGAAGCATCGAAATGTATTTCTGAGATTATTGACGACAAAGAGATTGACCTTGTGGTAGAAACGATCGGAGGGACCAGCGATTATCTGCTGTCGGTGATTCTCAAAGCGCTGAACGCAAAGAAGCATGTCGTTACCGCGAACAAGGCTATGCTCGCGGAGAGAGGAGATGTTATCTTCAGAACGGCAAGAGAAAACAACGTTACCCTTGGCTGCGAAGCAAGCGTGTGCGGCGCCATACCGATTATCAAGACGATACGGGAAAGTTTCACTGGAGATGAGGTGCGGGAAGTTTCTGGCATTATGAACGGCACCAGCAACTACGTCCTTTCGAAGATGGAGCTCGACGGGGTCGATTTTAAGTCAGCGCTGAAGATGGCACAGGAATCCGGATTCGCTGAATCAGATCCCACGCTCGACATAACAGGCGGGGATGCGGCTCATAAGCTTGCCATACTTATTCGGCTCGCATTTGGCAAGGAAATAAATTACAGCGATCTGACAAAGGAAGGGATTCAAAACATCGAGAAGGAAGATATTGAATTTGCCAATGAAATGGGTTGTACCATCAAGCTTATCTGCCATGCAAAGAAGATTGACGGGAAAATATTTGCTGCCGTGAGGCCGATGATGGTGAAGCACGATAATTTCCTCTCACAAGTACACGGGGCAACCAACTGTGTAGAGGTAATTAATAAATATTCCGGCAGGCACTATTTTATGGGCGCTGGCGCGGGAGGCTTGGAAACTGCAAGCTCCATAGTTGCCGATATTGTTTTTACAGCTCGCTACGGTGCCAGCGTTGAAAATGTCCCCGCATCATCGCAGTTAGAATTGGTTGACGCCGACCATTTTGAGTTTCCATATAATATCACATTTTCAACCGAAGATTGTCCCGGGGTTACCGGACTGGTAACGACTGCAATTGGCGAACATAAAATCAACATAGATACGGTGAGCCACAATCGTCGCAACAAGGAGAAGGCTGTTTTTTCTGTGGTGACAATGCCATGCACGATGCGGCAGATCAAGAGCGCGATTGCATCGATCAGAAAAAAATCACCTGATTTACTTGCGGATGAACCGAAGGCGATTCCGATCTTGCAGTAAGCAGCTTCGTCTAGAAGAGTGGTAGTGGTACAGTTCGACGTTCTCCGCGAGTTGAGCCGCCAATCGAATGGCACGCAGGAGGATGTCGTTCATATCTGAGGCGGCCTTGATTCGAAACCTGTGGGAACTTGCTCCCACACTGTCAAACGAGTTATAGCTGTTTCCATTATGGGGGAACAAATTGTCGGTTTCTTCAGAGCGAAGGATGCAGGTCGGTTAGAGATATGAATGAGGTCGCCAGTCATGTAAAATTGTATAAGTAATCCCGCCTTTTGTATAACATCCTCCCAGCTCAGCCACGTTATATTAGTATCGCGAGTTTCGACTCGTTGTTATTGTCAACATACGATAGAAAAGGAGAAACAATGCAGAAGCGTAAACTAGGAAAGAGCGGCCCGGAAGTTTCAGCGCTCGGGCTTGGCTGCATGGGAATGAGCTTTGCCTACGGGCCGGCTCCGGACAAAAAAGAAATGATCGCGCTAATACGCAAAGCGGTGGAGCTCGGCGTGACGTTCTTCGACACCGCAGAAGCGTACGGCCCGTTCATAAACGAAGAACTTGTGGGCGAAGCACTTGCTCCGTTCAAGGGAGAGGTGGTCATCGCCACGAAATTCGGTTTCAAATACGATCCCAGCGGGAAACAGACGGGCCAGGATAGTCGGCCTGAACATATCAAAGAAGTCGCTGAGGCTTCGCTGAAACGACTTAAGGTCGATGCCATCGATCTCTTCTACCAGCATCGCGTCGACACGAGTATGCCGATCGAAGACGTGGCAGGAACGGTGAAGAAGCTGATTCAGGAGGGAAAGGTGAAGCACTTTGGCCTTTCGGAAGCAGGAGTGAAAACCATTCGCCGTGCGCACGCTGTTCAGCCAGTGACTGCACTTCAAAGCGAATATTCGTTGTGGTGGAGACGACCCGAAGAGGAAGTCTTGCCAACTCTCGAGGAACTCGGGATCGGATTCGTTCCATTCAGCCCACTTGGCAAAGGTTACCTCACGGGAAAGATCGATGAGAAAACGAAATTCGACAAATCTGACTTCCGTAATATTGTACCACGCTTTACGCCTGAGAATCGAAAAATGAATCAGTCCCTGGTTGACTTGCTCGCATCCATCGGGAAGAGGAAGAAGGCAACGCCCGCCCAGATAGCACTTGCATGGCTCCTTGCGCAGAAGTCATGGATCGTTCCAATTCCGGGAACCACGAAGCTGAACCGTCTTGATGAGAACATCGGAGCAGTTGAAGTCGAGCTTAATCCTGAGGATCTTCGTGAAATTGAAGACGTTGCGTCAAAAATCGCGGTTCAAGGCGCCCGGTATCCCGAAGAACTGGAACGAAGGACAGGTCTCTAATTAATATCAAAGAAAGGAATTTTTGACGTGAAAGCGACGGTAATATATGGGCCGCGCGATGTGCGCTTCGAAGAGCGCGACGACCCAAAGATCATAAAGCCAACGGACGCCATTGTTCGGATCTCGGCGACCTGCGTCTGTGGTTCCGACCTCTGGACTTACCGCGGCATCAATGCGGTTGACCAACCTGCTCCGTTCGGCCATGAATACTGCGGGATCGTCGAGAAGGCAGGAGGCGCAGTCAAATCCATCGAACCCGGCCAATTTGTAATCGGTTCTTTTTTCGCCTCCGATAACACATGTCCACATTGCCACGCCGGCTATCAGTCGTCTTGTGAGCACAAAGAGTTGGTTGTCGGCGCTCAGGCACCTCTGCTGCGCGTCCCGTTAGCGGACGGCACGCTGGTCCCAACACCCGGTGTTCCATCGGAGGATTTAATCCCAAGTCTGCTGACACTCTCCGATGTCATGGGCACCGGATGGTTCGCTGCCGACGCAGCGAACGTCAAGCCGGGCTCGACCGCGGCGGTCGTCGGTGACGGCGCGGTCGGTCTCCTTGGTGTGCTCTCCGCAAAACATATGGGCGCCAAACGAATCATCGCGATGAGCCGTCACGAGTCGCGGCAGAAACTTGCCCGCGAGTTCGGTGCAACCGATATCGTGGCCGAGCGCGGTGAGGAAGGTGTTCAACGTATCAAGGAACTGACGAACGGAATCGGTGCTGACTCGGTGCTTGAGTGTGTAGGTACCCAGGAAGCAATGGTGCAGGCGATCCGTTCCACGCGGCCCGGTGGGTCAGTGGGCTACGTTGGTGTCCCGCACGGTGTTGAGCTCAAAGGCGAGGAACTGTTTTGGACTCACGTCCATCTCCATGGCGGCCCCGCGCCTGTGCGGCGCTATTTGCCCGAGTTGATCAAACTCGTGTGGAACAGGAAGATCAACCCCGGCAAGGTCTTCGATCTGACCCTGCCGCTTGACAGAGTGGCGGAAGGTTACCGCGCTATGGATGAGCGAAAAGCGATTAAAACGCTCTTGCGTCCGTAAATCAAGGAGAACCCGCAAATGGCCAAATAGCCGAAAGACGAACTAGGCAGTATCGCAAAGGCCGATGACCGAAATAATTTTCGACGGGAGGCGCCTCATGCGGCGCTGGTTTAGGAGCGGGTGCTAAGAGGAATTTGAATCGTTCAACGACAACTTAATTCTTCTCAGCGCAGTATCTAGGTCCCTCTTTATTTGATGCTCCCATATCCTCAAAACCTTCCATCCTTCTTTCCGAAGAACTCTGTTCACTTCGCGGTCACGCTCTTTATTTCTTTTCAGCTTTTTTGTCCAGTATCCTTTATTTGACTTAGGAGTGTTATGATGGTACGGGCAGACGTGCCAAAAACAGGAATCCAGAAAAACGACTACCCTTTTCTTTCTAAAGACAAAATCTGGTTTCCCTTTGATAGTGGAACAGTTCCGTGAAAAGCTTAATCGTCTTTTGCGAAGTTCTTTTGCAACGATCAATTCGATCGAAGTGTCTTTGCTTCAAATGTTCTACATGTTCTTTCTACGTTGTGCTTTTGTAAGGTTATCAGCCATGCAGCATTTAGTTTCCCTTTTTATTATCTTGAACAAAAATTAGAAAAAATGAACATCGATGATATAATATCGTACTCTGACATTGTTTCGGCAGAGGGACAAAATATTCAGCGCGGGATGAACTTTAATGTTGGCAATGGCTACTCAGTGTTTCTAATGTCCGTTAGGAAAAACGCACCATACGCCGACAAGATCAATGAAGCAACTAATTCGATTGTTTATGAAGGCCATGATGCTCAAAAGAATCATGCGAGAAATCCAAAGGACGTCGATCAACCGATGGTCACACCTAAAGGCTCTCTAACTCAGAACGGAAAGTTTTTTGCCGCCGCTCAAGCGTTCAAACTTGGTTTGACGCGAGATGCTCATAAGATCAAAGTTTATGAGAAGCTGGATGAGGGAGTGTGGTCTTACAAGGGATTCTTCAACCTAGTCGACGCGAGGATTTTCTTCGATGGAAAAAGAAACGTTTTCAAGTTTTACCTTCAAGCTATTGAGTTGAAATCTTTCCATCGAGAAACAATCATCCCCAACAGCAGGTTGATTCCGACAGAAGTGAAAATCGAAGTATGGAATCGGGATAGAGGAAGATGTGTGCTTTGTGGATCCACTGAGAACCTACATTACGATCACGACCTTCCATTTTCAAAAGGTGGGACAAGCTATAGTGCGAAGAATGTGAGAATACTTTGTCTCAAATGTAATCTGAAGAAATCCTCAAAGATAATGACCATCATACCGCCGTTATTCTCATGAATCCCGCATCCGGGCCATCTTATTTTATCCATTTTATCTCAACTTGTCTTTCCATCTGTTTGAATTCTCGATCACCAGTCACCAACACTGCTTTCATCTGTTTTGCGAGTGCGGCGCAGTACGCATCACCAAGTGAAAGATGGTAAGTCGCTTTTAATTCCGCAGCCAGCTCGGCGAGTTCTCGGTTGACATCCACTACCGCAAGAGTCGTTTCATGTTCAAATTGTTTTGCCGCTTTCACTCCAGTCTCTCCCTGAATTTGCTGGACGCGGTAAAGAACTTCTGTCCAGTTCACTGCAGAGATGTACACTTCTTTGTTTTGATCCACTGCTTGAGAGAGAAGCTGCTCCACCTGTTCTGCTGCAGGCTCATCGAACAGCAGGGCAAGAACTGCGGAGCTATCGAATACCGTGTTTGCCAAGCTTCGCCTCTTCCTTATGCAGGTCTTCTTTGCGGTCGTCAAGCAGCTGTTGCGTTGCCGGCTTCGTGCCGGGTTTCAACTTCAGGATCCCTCTGAATTTTTTTATCGTCTCGCGAGTGATCGGCTTCAAAACGATTTCGAACTTCTCTTCGTCAATTTCGAGCTTAAACCTCGTTCCTTCTTGAATGCCGAATTTCCTCCGCACAGAAGACGGAATGACAATCTGTCCCTTTGTCCTTGCTATTGTTTCCATCGCAGAACTCCTTTTAAATTGGCGTATGAAATCTAATATATTTCTTACTAAAAGTCAACGGTCGGACACACAATATATTTCCTACTTAAGCCGAAAAGAAGAAATATTTTTCACTAGCGGAACACCTCACGTCCTCGTTGAATCGGGCGTTTTGCTTATGATATACGGCTTGCTTTCGAGTCCCTTTTCTAAGTGACTGAAAAATGTATCTTTATTCCCGCCTTTTGTATAACACATGCCCAGCTTTTCGTTCTTAAATTTGTATCTGAAACCCTTTGGTTTATTCTTACGGTTAATCTGATACACAAGGAGGAAAATCATGCAGAAGGTTGTATTAAATAACGGTGTGGAGATGCCCATCTTAGGGTTTGGTGTTTATCAGGTACCTGACGCCCGGGAATGTGAAAGAAGTGTCCACGAAGCTATACAGACAGGCTATCGCCTGATAGATACCGCGGCTGCATACATGAATGAGGAGGCTGTCGGCAAAGCGATCAAGAAAAGCGGCGTGGCGAGGGAAGAACTGTTCGTCACAACGAAGCTTTGGATTCAAGATGCTGGTTATGATAGCACAAAGAAGGCTTTTGAAAAATCATTGAAGAAGCTGCGGTTAGATTACCTGGACCTCTATTTGATTCATCAACCCTTTGGGGACGTTTACGGCTCCTGGCGAGCGATGGAAGAGCTTTGTTCGGAGGGGAAGGTTAGAGCGATCGGTGTCAGCAACTTCCAGCCGGATCGGATAATGGATTTGATCGTTCATAACAAAGTGGTTCCATCGGTAAATCAGATCGAGACTCACCCTTTCAACCAGCAAATCGAAAATCAAAAATTCCTTCAGGAAAACAAAGTCCAGATCGAATCCTGGGCACCGTTCGCTGAAGGCAAAAACAACATTTTCAAGAATGAATCGCTCCTTTCTATTGCCGACAAACATAAGAGAACGGTTGCTCAGGTGATTCTGCGCTGGTTGACGCAAAGAGGAGTAGTTGTTATTCCAAAATCGGTTCACAAAGAAAGAATTATCGAAAACTTTAACGTCTTCGATTTTGAATTGAGTCATGAGGATATGGATTCAATTGCGACGGTGGATATGAAGGTTAGCAGCTTCTTCGACCATCGTAATCCGGAAATGGTGAAATGGCTATGCAGCAGAAAACTCGATATCTAAAACCAATGTTATCATCAAACAATTTCGAAAGAGCGAGATAGAGAAATGAAAAACGTTTTGATATTGGGCGCTAGCGGCAAGATTGCAGGTAAAGTAATTGACCTGTTGATGAAAAAGGAGGATATCCGCTTGAACCTTTTCTTGCGAAATCCTCGCAGACTGAGAAATCGTGCAAATGATAATTGCCGCATCATCGAAGGCGACGTTTTAAATCTAAATGATCTAAAAGAAGCCATGACGGGGATCGATATTGTCTACGCAAACCTTGCGGGCGATTTGGAGCAGATGGCGAGAAATATTGTTAAGATCATGGATGAGAAGAAGGTGAAGAGGCTTATATTCATTAGTTCGATAGGTATTTATGACGAACCAGTAAGGCCTGTATTGAAGCCTTATAGAAAAGCAGCGGATGTCATAGAAGCATCGGATCTCGAGTACACGATCTTAAGACCAACGTGGTTCACCAACGCAGACGAAGTCGATTATGAAATAACCAGGAAAGGCGAACCGGAGAGAGGTTCGGTAATTTCTCAAAAGAGTTTAGCAGCGTTCATCGCGAAAGTCATTGAATCTCCCGACAACTATATTCGTGAGAACCTGGGGATAAACAAACCAAATTCTTAGTACCACAAACAAAAAGGAATTCTAAAATGGAAATTAAACGAAACGGTTCACAGCCTTCAGGCAAAGGCCCGGATGAATACTTCACCGGCACTGTCCGCATTGATCCACTGTTCGAGGCGCCTGCCCCTGCACGCGCGCGCGGTGCCTATGTCACATTTGAGCCCGGCGCACATACAGCATGGCACACGCATCCTCTCGGACAGACACTGATCGTCACGTCGGGCTGCGGCTGGGTGCAGAGCGAGGGCGGCCCAAAACGAGAAATCCGGCCTGGCGACGTAGTCTGGTGCCCGCCGAATGAGAGGCATTGGCACGGTGCCACACCGACCACCGCCATGACTCATATCGCGATCCAGGAAGCGCTCGATGGAAAGGTAGTCACATGGATGGAAAAGGTCAGCGATGAGCAATACAACGGAATTCTGCGCGCAAAGGAGGGCAATTGATGATATGACAACTCTCAACGGATGGGAAAACTTCTACATAATCGTCGGCTCATCTGCCGGCGCGCTGATAGGACTGCAGTTCGTTGTCATTACGCTCATTGACCGGGCGTCGCGGCCTGCCGCCGAGGCCGGGGCCGCATTTGCGACCCCAAGCGTCGTCCATTTTGGAGCTGTCCTATTGCTGTCGGCTATTGTCAGCGTTCCGTGGGATGGAATCACCGCGGCTTCAGTTCTTTGGGGACTCGTGGGCTTCTGCGGATTCGTGTACGCAGCAGTCGTAGCTCGACGTATGCGAGCGCAAACTGCCTACCGGCCGGTATTCGAAGACTGGCTGTTTCACGCTCTGCTTCCACTTGCAGCGTATACATTGCTCGCGCTATCGGCATTCTTTGCTGACTCCCACACTGCCAGGGCCCTACTCGGCGTCGGCGCCTCGTCGTTGCTGCTTCTCTTTATCGGTATCCACAACGCCTGGGACTCCGCAACGTACAATATCTTTGTCGGGAAAAGAAGATAGGGCGATAATGAACGGAACCCCGGGGGAAACATGGAGACTACTGTTTATTCTCTCATCGGACAGAACTAACTTTAAATGGATTGACGTATGATACATTTCAAAACAATCAGCGACCTAGATCAAGCAGAAGGTTTTCCGCCGCCGGAAAATCCGTTGTTCAGCTTGAACGTGCTTGAGGGTCCGAACAATTTGAAGAGGAACATAGAATTTACGTGCGATTGCTATATCGTTTGCTTCAAAAAAGTTAAAGCAGGCGAACTGTGGTACGGCAAGACGAAATACGACCATGACAAGGGTCTCATGTTCTTCACGAGGCCGAGACAGCTAATTGTTGCTCGCGGCCTTCAATACGCGGAAAAAGGATTCGTCCTTCATTTTCACGAAGACTTCCTGACGGGGCATCCCCTTTTCTCGGAAATAAAAAAATACAACTTCTTCGACTACGAAATTCACGAGGCGCTCCATCTCTCGCCCCGTGAGAAAGAAATCATGTGGTCGTTGTTCCATAAAATGGAAACGGAGTATCACAACAACCCGGATG encodes the following:
- a CDS encoding cupin domain-containing protein → MEIKRNGSQPSGKGPDEYFTGTVRIDPLFEAPAPARARGAYVTFEPGAHTAWHTHPLGQTLIVTSGCGWVQSEGGPKREIRPGDVVWCPPNERHWHGATPTTAMTHIAIQEALDGKVVTWMEKVSDEQYNGILRAKEGN
- a CDS encoding homoserine dehydrogenase, yielding MKTFNIAIFGCGTVGSAVAGILLDMKNVLSDRSSRTVELRKIVDLFPGKNSKKYNIPPDLFCGGGKDLTKQEASKCISEIIDDKEIDLVVETIGGTSDYLLSVILKALNAKKHVVTANKAMLAERGDVIFRTARENNVTLGCEASVCGAIPIIKTIRESFTGDEVREVSGIMNGTSNYVLSKMELDGVDFKSALKMAQESGFAESDPTLDITGGDAAHKLAILIRLAFGKEINYSDLTKEGIQNIEKEDIEFANEMGCTIKLICHAKKIDGKIFAAVRPMMVKHDNFLSQVHGATNCVEVINKYSGRHYFMGAGAGGLETASSIVADIVFTARYGASVENVPASSQLELVDADHFEFPYNITFSTEDCPGVTGLVTTAIGEHKINIDTVSHNRRNKEKAVFSVVTMPCTMRQIKSAIASIRKKSPDLLADEPKAIPILQ
- a CDS encoding NAD(P)H-binding protein; this encodes MKNVLILGASGKIAGKVIDLLMKKEDIRLNLFLRNPRRLRNRANDNCRIIEGDVLNLNDLKEAMTGIDIVYANLAGDLEQMARNIVKIMDEKKVKRLIFISSIGIYDEPVRPVLKPYRKAADVIEASDLEYTILRPTWFTNADEVDYEITRKGEPERGSVISQKSLAAFIAKVIESPDNYIRENLGINKPNS
- a CDS encoding AbrB/MazE/SpoVT family DNA-binding domain-containing protein — protein: METIARTKGQIVIPSSVRRKFGIQEGTRFKLEIDEEKFEIVLKPITRETIKKFRGILKLKPGTKPATQQLLDDRKEDLHKEEAKLGKHGIR
- a CDS encoding type II toxin-antitoxin system VapC family toxin, with protein sequence MANTVFDSSAVLALLFDEPAAEQVEQLLSQAVDQNKEVYISAVNWTEVLYRVQQIQGETGVKAAKQFEHETTLAVVDVNRELAELAAELKATYHLSLGDAYCAALAKQMKAVLVTGDREFKQMERQVEIKWIK
- a CDS encoding HNH endonuclease signature motif containing protein, translated to MNIDDIISYSDIVSAEGQNIQRGMNFNVGNGYSVFLMSVRKNAPYADKINEATNSIVYEGHDAQKNHARNPKDVDQPMVTPKGSLTQNGKFFAAAQAFKLGLTRDAHKIKVYEKLDEGVWSYKGFFNLVDARIFFDGKRNVFKFYLQAIELKSFHRETIIPNSRLIPTEVKIEVWNRDRGRCVLCGSTENLHYDHDLPFSKGGTSYSAKNVRILCLKCNLKKSSKIMTIIPPLFS
- a CDS encoding helix-turn-helix transcriptional regulator, which codes for MIHFKTISDLDQAEGFPPPENPLFSLNVLEGPNNLKRNIEFTCDCYIVCFKKVKAGELWYGKTKYDHDKGLMFFTRPRQLIVARGLQYAEKGFVLHFHEDFLTGHPLFSEIKKYNFFDYEIHEALHLSPREKEIMWSLFHKMETEYHNNPDEFSKSIILSHLDSMLKYAQRFYKRQFIDRRQLSGATVTKFNECLNAYFEKGEVVEKGLPTVNFMASQLHLSPKYLSDLLKQETGKTALELIHLYMISEAKNMLVAGDQSISEVAYRLGFENPPYFSRLFKKEVGVSPKEYKDQLLN
- a CDS encoding zinc-dependent alcohol dehydrogenase family protein, whose amino-acid sequence is MKATVIYGPRDVRFEERDDPKIIKPTDAIVRISATCVCGSDLWTYRGINAVDQPAPFGHEYCGIVEKAGGAVKSIEPGQFVIGSFFASDNTCPHCHAGYQSSCEHKELVVGAQAPLLRVPLADGTLVPTPGVPSEDLIPSLLTLSDVMGTGWFAADAANVKPGSTAAVVGDGAVGLLGVLSAKHMGAKRIIAMSRHESRQKLAREFGATDIVAERGEEGVQRIKELTNGIGADSVLECVGTQEAMVQAIRSTRPGGSVGYVGVPHGVELKGEELFWTHVHLHGGPAPVRRYLPELIKLVWNRKINPGKVFDLTLPLDRVAEGYRAMDERKAIKTLLRP
- a CDS encoding aldo/keto reductase — its product is MQKRKLGKSGPEVSALGLGCMGMSFAYGPAPDKKEMIALIRKAVELGVTFFDTAEAYGPFINEELVGEALAPFKGEVVIATKFGFKYDPSGKQTGQDSRPEHIKEVAEASLKRLKVDAIDLFYQHRVDTSMPIEDVAGTVKKLIQEGKVKHFGLSEAGVKTIRRAHAVQPVTALQSEYSLWWRRPEEEVLPTLEELGIGFVPFSPLGKGYLTGKIDEKTKFDKSDFRNIVPRFTPENRKMNQSLVDLLASIGKRKKATPAQIALAWLLAQKSWIVPIPGTTKLNRLDENIGAVEVELNPEDLREIEDVASKIAVQGARYPEELERRTGL
- a CDS encoding aldo/keto reductase; amino-acid sequence: MQKVVLNNGVEMPILGFGVYQVPDARECERSVHEAIQTGYRLIDTAAAYMNEEAVGKAIKKSGVAREELFVTTKLWIQDAGYDSTKKAFEKSLKKLRLDYLDLYLIHQPFGDVYGSWRAMEELCSEGKVRAIGVSNFQPDRIMDLIVHNKVVPSVNQIETHPFNQQIENQKFLQENKVQIESWAPFAEGKNNIFKNESLLSIADKHKRTVAQVILRWLTQRGVVVIPKSVHKERIIENFNVFDFELSHEDMDSIATVDMKVSSFFDHRNPEMVKWLCSRKLDI